A genomic region of Bombus fervidus isolate BK054 chromosome 17, iyBomFerv1, whole genome shotgun sequence contains the following coding sequences:
- the LOC139996299 gene encoding uncharacterized protein has protein sequence MVPKALYILLIACIFGTIIQMSLAASSESSNKTDSSKSSDSSDSSNSSNSSNSSEEPAEQKTQKPPTKQEEAENKVVMKKLEIVLPTIPAISPISGLKPNVEKAKEMVARRLNSESNFINAVADSIRLAVHAAKPILAIGNLIAKIISVFTDVASSNPVKLGVLILQEGIKIGMGVLSVSLPLLISGVIAVAS, from the exons ATGGTTCCGAAAGCTTTGTACATCCTGCTCATCGCCTGTATTTTTGGCACCATCATCCAGATGAGTCTTGCCGCCTCATCCGAGTCATCCAACAAAACTGACTCCTCCAAGTCATCCGACTCATCCGACTCATCCAATTCATCCAACTCGTCTAACTCATCCGA AGAACCGGCAGAACAAAAGACTCAAAAACCGCCCACCAAACAGGAAG AAGCTGAAAACAAGGTTGTGATGAAGAAACTCGAGATCGTGTTACCAACGATTCCAGCAATCTCCCCGATCTCAGGACTTAAACCGAACGTCGAAAAAGCCAAAGAGATGGTTGCACGCCGTTTGAACAGCGAAAGCAATTTTATCAACGCCGTTGCGGACAGTATAAGGCTTGCGGTCCATGCTGCTAAGCCTATCCTAGCCATAGGCAATTTGATCGCTAAAATTATAAGCGTATTCACCGACGTAGCATCATCAAACCCAGTCAAACTCGGAGTTCTTATTCTTCAGGAAGGTATAAAAATTGGCATGGGTGTCTTGAGCGTGTCCCTTCCTCTTCTGATAAGTGGAGTTATAGCGGTTGCGAGTTAA